Within Aspergillus oryzae RIB40 DNA, chromosome 2, the genomic segment CTAGTGCCGACAATCGTACATTGAAAGCTCTGGAGCACCTGAACTCGCCGCACAGACACAACTGAAGGTCTGATAGATAAAGGAGATACACAACAAACCGAAAACAAACTGACCCGTTCGATTACAACTGGGATTTGTTTCGTGAGTAAGAGTATGATGGATAAATTCGACAGATGACTTCTTGAATAGCATGCACACATAATAAGTAATGTCGATGACTAGAGTATTCCGGGTAGGTAAAAGGAGGCGAAGGTCATCCTGACTCCTGAGTAAGCAGGTAACCCTGTTATTACTGTGCACATATTCTAAGGAGTATCAGAAGCCAAACCTGAGCTCCTGTAAGGAGAATCATCACTTACCGAGGTGATATGTAGATCGTGATTGCCAAAAGACGATGCTCGTGTTTGCTTCTGATGATGCCAACCATGACAGGACAAAGGCGTACTAGCCACAGTTGCACTGCATATACATGTCTTTGTCATTAGCGTTGATACAATGACAGTCTACTCCGTCTAGATATATTACCCGGTAGTAATAATAACCTAGCATCACAGGAATTAATCGCTGCTCAGAAGCAATCTACAACACTTGAACCTTAACTCTTGTCGACTTGAGCCCGCGAGGGTGAGTCTTTGAGAGTTTTCTGGATCGTGAACCTGCTGGAGTGGCTCCTCTGCGAGGAAGTCAAATTATATAGGGCGATGTCGGCAGTCTAGtagcaatatatatctgcTAAGTGAGCGGTTAATTTCTTCCCGTCAccaaacaaaggaaagaattCGTGTAATGGAGACCCATGCTCTATGTGTTGGCATTTGTCTTTGTGTCTTAAGACATTTTAGATAAATTCGCGTCTTGAGAATAATGTATTAAATGTGAAGACCTGCCAATGGAGAGAGTATCAAGCGGACGTACATCTGTACAACATAGTAGTCACTATCTGTAATTCCTGGGGCAACGAGAGATAACCCGAGTCATGACTGAGGCATTCATTTCCTGATGAAGCTTACTAAGGAATTATAAAAGCAAGCCTCTAACAGCCAATCAAAATTTGGCAACCTAATTGACCTTGGGGCTAAGTTGTGTGGCTGATTGCCCCAAAGCGATTAGCGGCACTCAACCCGCCCGGCTCACCGCGAAGTTGTCATTTGTTCCCGGGACAGACTCTGATTCACGATAACACCAGCCATTTGGccctccctttccccatctcccCGTGCACTTACCCTGGGTCTTTACGCTGGATCTTCGTTCAGATCTCCTACTCCAGCGCTGGGTCTTTGCAGAAACACTGTATCCGTACCGTTGACCTCCGATATCTACCGCCCCTCGGACACTCGCCGCTCCAGAGTCGGTCTGGTTTTCCACTCTCACTTTCCCCTTTACGAAAGCGCCGCGCCTCCGTCTCCGCTCTTTACGCCCCGTCTCACCGTCAACACTTTCGCCCACAGGAAGTCAACAACCCATATTGCCAACTCAGTGACCACGGATCGCTCTGCAATTCGCTTAGATGGATAAAAGTTGTCGGTAGTGGAAGAGGTTGAACAGCGCGCGCGTGTGTGAGATTAGTGTTAGTCGATCGATCATTTATCGCCTCGCTTCTTTGTACCTACTGCCCAAACGAAACTATTACCTGAAGGGATTCGCCCTGTGGAGTGGGACCACATCAAAATACTATCGAGGACACCGACAGACCTCGAGCTCCTGGTCTTGTGCTTGCTGTTCTTGACGGGATTCGAGGATGGGACCGGCGGAGGCTGCGTCTTCACCCACTTTTCCTGCCCTGGATCCGATCGTCGTTGATAACGAGATGGATAACCCATATCAAGATACCAATCTAGACTTCCTTGACTCTGCGCGATTGCAAATGTCTTCTGAAAATGCTGGCCGGGATTTCGACGATCTATTCGCCCATTCCACCTCGTCCCGCACCGTCACAGAATCGGGGTCTGTGTGTTTGTCGCCTTCGGAATTGTCCCTTAAGCGGCCATACCAAGATCAAGATACATTGCGACAGCCGAATCTTGTGAAAGCAGATTCTCCGGCTGAGTCCCCAGAAGCATCAAGCCGCAGTTCCTCGTCGGAGTCACCTCGGGATCATCTTCGGAACGCCTCAGTAGCCTCGTCTGCATCGGCGATTCAGAGCGAAAGTCATATCATGCCGTTCGGATATACATCAGAGGATTGGCTCAGCCAGGAGTTAGGCTCAGTCAAAGAAGAGTCGCTGTTTGGGTTTGACCCTTCTGCCATAGCCAGCATGGATGGCGCTTTCCCAGACCTGGAGTCGAGTAACAAGGCCATGGATGCAGCTTTCGATTTCGAAAGTGCCGCTAGTAGTCCCAGTCCGTTGAAGATTGAATCTACCCCGCAGCCGCAGAAGAGCTTCACAACACAGTTCCGCAGTACATCAGCATCAAAACGATCCGCCTCTCCGGTAAGATCTCTCAATCACGATACCATAACAGAGCACTTTCACTAACGTTTTGTAGCAGTTTCACTCGACGGGATCACCGTACCTCCGCCACAATGCTAAAGAACCCTCTCCTTTCACAGTCTCCGCTTTACCTAGTCAAGGCAAGTCACCCATGAACCAATGGGCTGGCCGGTCACCTTCTTCGCTCCTAGAGGAGAGTTTCGGGGGTATCAATATGAACGCCAGCTCGCCCCTGAACTCCAACTTGAACTTTGTCCCGAACAACTTCACCAACTTTGGCCTCAGCTTTgcaccttctcctccgcaAAGCAACATGAAGTCGGAAACAACGCAGCGTCATGTTCTAACGGTTCACCCTACATCCCTCAAGTCGCGCGTGGAGACACAGATCCCCATCAGGTTAACTCTATTCCCTCTGCCTTCCGGCGTGAAGAAAATACGTTTGCCAAGTCACACCATCTCCAAGCCAAAATTCCTTGCCCCAGCGTCGGCCGACCGCGCCCCGGACACCGTAGAGCTGCACACAAGTCTTGTTTGTACGAGTGCAATGCAGGATCAGgaaaagttgaagaaggcattTGCACGAGCAAGAGGAGAACCGCGCTACCGTTCCTCCAGCTCGAGTCCTCATCCTGTCGATGACGTACAGGAAGATGATAAACCTTTGGACGGAGGAGAGGTAAAGATTTGCTCTGGATGCATACAGCGGGAGCGGAAGCGAGCTTTTCGTAAAAAGCAGAGGAAaccagaagaggatgagctcttccagaaagatgaagaaaagagggtcATTGTGTTCAACAccaatgagatcaaggatTGGACTGAGCCTTCTAAGAACGCCTTGCCTAATTATGGTGACATCCCGATCCCAGCTGTCCCTGCCGGAGCTATGCAGGTAGAGCTACCCATGCGAATTGCATGCTACTGCAGACATCAAAACGAGAAGCTGGGATTTCAGTAAGCTAAGCAATATGTTATTTATCGGATATATGACTAACTATCCTTGTCTAGGGTCATCTTCACAGTCAAGGACTATAAGGACAATGTTATTGCCCAGGCGATAACGAATTCAATTATGATCACAGATGATCACAAAACCCATGCCCCTCCTGCGCCTCCGGCCCCCGGCCCTTCGCCCTCCTTACCTGATGGAACACAGTTGCCGGGTGTTGGTGTGTTTCCGTCTGGTCCGGTCCTCGACAGTGGAAAGTCATCTGCTTCATCGCAACCATCATCTGCCACAGATTTGCAAGGGCTCCAGCAGAGGTTCAACACGCAGTATCAACTGAACTCAGGGTCTTTTGCGATGCCTCAGAATTCCTCGACCTCGTCTACATCGCGCAATCTTTCACGTCAAACGTCACCAAACGACTTCCAAGGCCCGATGAGCAAGAGACGTAAACACAGCAATTCCGGAAGACTTCCATCCGAGTTAACCATGACTAAACTGGACAATGCGCAGCCGTCTACTGGTGTCTCTGGTACTCCAGCTCTCAACAATGAACCGCCATTCTCCGCACCGCGTGGGTTTGCATCGCCTGTTGAAAGGCCTTTCGTGACAGCCTCAGCCATGTCTGGTCAATTCCCGAACAGTCCTCCGACTCCTAATAGCGGCGACAGCAATCCGTTTTTCAACCCTAACTCACAACAACAGCAAAGCCTGGATAGTTTTATTCAACAACAATTGATGTCGGCACCAAATTCCGCTCAACCGAGTCGTCCTGGAACCCCCGGGCCCTCTACGCGGAGCAACTTTCAAGAGCAAAACCTTAGTCTTCCATTGGGCCCCAATACGTCAACCCCAATGTGGCCTCCTCTCACGAATGCTGGAAACCGGTTGCCTTCTGTCATTCACAAGTTGGTTCCAGCCGAGGGCTCCATTACGGGAGGAACTGAAGTGACGCTCTTGGGAAGTGGGTTTTATCCCGGTATGGAAGTTGTCTTCGGCGACACCTTGGCTACAACCACGACCTTTTGGGGTGATAAATGCCTCAACTGCTTGACCCCACCTGCACTCCAGCCTGGACTGGTTGCCGTTGTCTTCAAGCATGAGCATCCCACATTTGGTCAGGTGCAGACGCCTCAACCTTTGATGCCGAAACAGCAACAGTTTTTCCGTTATGTGGATGACCGGGAGCTCCAGATGTATCGCCTCGCTCTGGGTATACTCGGACAGAAACTAGGCAGCCAGGCGGATGCTTTCCAAACTGCTCAGCAGATCATGGGTAGCGACCCCAAATCCGTCTTCGGCCTGCAAAAGGATTTCCAAGGAGGCTCTGGCGGTGGCTATCAGCGGCAAGTGCCCGGATTAGAGTCACAGGGTA encodes:
- a CDS encoding putative membrane-tethered transcription factor (SPT23) (HLH transcription factor EBF/Olf-1 and related DNA binding proteins), giving the protein MDGAFPDLESSNKAMDAAFDFESAASSPIPQYISIKTIRLSVSALPSQGKSPMNQWAGRSPSSLLEESFGGINMNASSPLNSNLNFVPNNFTNFGLSFAPSPPQSNMKSETTQRHVLTVHPTSLKSRVETQIPIRLTLFPLPSGVKKIRLPSHTISKPKFLAPASADRAPDTVELHTSLVCTSAMQDQEKLKKAFARARGEPRYRSSSSSPHPVDDVQEDDKPLDGGEVKICSGCIQRERKRAFRKKQRKPEEDELFQKDEEKRVIVFNTNEIKDWTEPSKNALPNYGDIPIPAVPAGAMQVELPMRIACYCRHQNEKLGFQVIFTVKDYKDNVIAQAITNSIMITDDHKTHAPPAPPAPGPSPSLPDGTQLPGVGVFPSGPVLDSGKSSASSQPSSATDLQGLQQRFNTQYQLNSGSFAMPQNSSTSSTSRNLSRQTSPNDFQGPMSKRRKHSNSGRLPSELTMTKLDNAQPSTGVSGTPALNNEPPFSAPRGFASPVERPFVTASAMSGQFPNSPPTPNSGDSNPFFNPNSQQQQSLDSFIQQQLMSAPNSAQPSRPGTPGPSTRSNFQEQNLSLPLGPNTSTPMWPPLTNAGNRLPSVIHKLVPAEGSITGGTEVTLLGSGFYPGMEVVFGDTLATTTTFWGDKCLNCLTPPALQPGLVAVVFKHEHPTFGQVQTPQPLMPKQQQFFRYVDDRELQMYRLALGILGQKLGSQADAFQTAQQIMGSDPKSVFGLQKDFQGGSGGGYQRQVPGLESQGKLGDMDSKMLTYLEFVDLDDSPRPPKYNSRCATGQTLLHFAASLGLTRFVAGLLARGANPDVQDNTGNTPMHLAALNGHAHIVNRLRLAGANVNNRSIRGFTPADIASTLPAHQAALVPAQHRRSRSVGSLASSRRRHSSSASLHSLWESSSGSFDEAIDDSSDLDEDDSDDLEFTVSRRSSMHHDVPAPLPNADQASAPEDARPFSPPAALVAWRNQLQTQINQFQQSVANAFPNLPALPPMPALPDYQAHPMMRRITNLVPHRPSTARSAKEGWWDLLTGNSAPNATDLPSYEELYPQQDEQGGEDVTRMKKSSMLQAATDAVLDQHFEAQASAQASTSRTVTAKQENEDLKDIRIGKRVISREQQKHLREQQAQRMKGLGSDRNLYFIWIPLLVLVICAWARSYVPGIWQGFSSGVEFVKTRYAQRALDLGA